A genomic stretch from Flavobacterium sp. KS-LB2 includes:
- a CDS encoding cation:proton antiporter: protein MNTAETVANVSHHLQPLISDLGLILMTAAVAVLLFKKIKQPLVLGYLIAGFLAGNHFDFFPSVKDIKSVEVWAEIGVIFLLFSLGLEFSFKKLMKVGGTASITAVTQIIAMVAIGYLVGQWIGWKPMDSIFLGVILSISSTTIILKTFDELGVKTQKFAGIVIGSLIVQDIVAILMMVLLSTIAVSQQFSGGELLLSVFKLIFFLTIWFVGGIFFIPTLLKKAKNILTDEMLLIISLALCLMMVILAANVGFSPALGAFIMGSIIAETTQAEHIEHLVKPVKDLFGAVFFVSVGMLINPGTLYEYALPVAILTLVVIIGQSVSSTIGALLSGQPLKQSVQTGMSLSQIGEFSFIIATLGMTLNVTSDFLYPIVVAVSAVTTFTTPFMVKFATPFSEYLEKKLPRKWIKKIERYSANAQSIKLVSNWQIVVRAFLTQVIIHSVIIVAIILLSSKFILPLVEGSQFGNIFAALITLVILSPFLWALSLRRVAVKEVAILREERKYRGPILMMILLRMLLTLFYIGFLLNIFFSPIIAFVMLIAAVVVYFVFPKKLNAQYHKIENHFLQNLNARELKKTVRSRSDLTPWDGHMTTFEIAPTSNIAGKTLEELSIREQLGINIAFVKRGEITINIPSRNERLFPGDEICVIGTDTQVKAFKEYLDQHEIDVSPLATASDIVLQQLELINEAFIGKSIRESELREKTRGLIVGLERGGKRILNPESQLILEKNDVLWIVGSKKLLANLSKN from the coding sequence ATGAATACCGCAGAAACAGTAGCAAATGTATCACACCATTTGCAACCTCTAATTAGTGATTTAGGATTAATTCTTATGACAGCCGCAGTGGCAGTTTTATTATTTAAAAAAATAAAACAACCACTGGTTCTGGGGTATTTAATTGCCGGTTTTTTGGCAGGAAATCATTTTGATTTTTTCCCTTCGGTAAAAGATATTAAAAGCGTAGAAGTTTGGGCAGAAATTGGAGTAATCTTTTTATTATTTAGTTTGGGGCTGGAATTCAGTTTTAAAAAACTGATGAAAGTAGGTGGAACTGCCTCTATTACTGCTGTAACACAAATTATTGCGATGGTTGCCATTGGATATTTAGTAGGCCAATGGATTGGTTGGAAACCCATGGACAGTATTTTTCTAGGAGTAATTCTTTCGATTTCGTCTACTACCATTATTCTGAAAACGTTTGATGAACTCGGCGTAAAAACCCAAAAATTTGCGGGAATCGTTATTGGTTCGCTTATCGTTCAAGATATAGTTGCCATTTTGATGATGGTTTTACTCTCTACAATTGCAGTGAGTCAACAGTTTTCAGGAGGTGAGTTGTTATTATCCGTTTTTAAACTAATCTTTTTCTTGACCATCTGGTTTGTTGGAGGTATCTTTTTTATCCCGACTTTACTTAAAAAAGCCAAAAATATATTGACGGATGAAATGCTGTTAATCATCTCACTTGCTTTGTGTTTAATGATGGTTATTTTGGCAGCCAATGTTGGTTTTTCTCCTGCATTAGGTGCTTTTATAATGGGTTCCATCATTGCTGAAACTACTCAAGCAGAACACATCGAACATTTGGTAAAACCAGTTAAAGACCTTTTTGGAGCGGTTTTCTTTGTATCCGTTGGGATGTTAATTAACCCAGGAACTTTATATGAATATGCTTTGCCGGTTGCTATTTTGACATTAGTGGTGATTATAGGACAATCCGTAAGTTCAACAATTGGTGCTTTACTTTCCGGGCAGCCTTTAAAACAATCAGTACAAACTGGAATGAGTTTATCGCAAATTGGAGAATTCTCTTTTATTATTGCAACATTAGGAATGACATTGAATGTAACTAGTGATTTTCTATATCCAATTGTAGTGGCAGTGTCAGCAGTGACCACGTTTACAACTCCATTTATGGTTAAATTTGCGACTCCTTTTTCAGAATATTTGGAAAAAAAATTACCTCGAAAATGGATTAAAAAAATCGAACGCTATAGTGCCAATGCACAATCTATCAAACTAGTAAGCAACTGGCAAATCGTTGTACGTGCATTTCTAACACAAGTAATTATCCATTCTGTTATTATTGTAGCAATTATTTTACTTTCATCAAAATTCATTTTACCTCTAGTTGAAGGGTCACAATTTGGTAATATATTCGCCGCATTAATTACACTAGTGATACTGTCTCCTTTTTTATGGGCACTATCGTTGCGTCGGGTTGCGGTCAAAGAAGTAGCCATTTTAAGAGAAGAACGCAAATATCGTGGCCCAATACTAATGATGATTTTACTACGAATGCTATTGACGTTGTTTTATATTGGATTTTTATTAAATATCTTTTTCTCTCCTATAATTGCTTTTGTAATGCTGATTGCTGCTGTAGTAGTCTATTTTGTTTTTCCAAAAAAACTTAATGCGCAATACCACAAAATTGAAAATCACTTTTTACAAAATTTAAATGCAAGAGAACTTAAAAAAACAGTAAGAAGCCGCAGTGATTTAACACCTTGGGACGGACACATGACCACTTTTGAAATTGCTCCAACCTCGAATATTGCAGGAAAAACATTAGAAGAATTAAGCATTCGAGAACAATTAGGAATTAATATCGCCTTTGTTAAGCGTGGAGAAATAACAATTAATATACCGAGTAGAAACGAAAGACTTTTTCCAGGCGATGAAATTTGTGTTATTGGTACCGATACACAAGTGAAAGCGTTTAAGGAATATTTAGACCAACATGAGATTGATGTTTCGCCTTTAGCAACCGCATCTGATATTGTTTTACAACAATTAGAACTCATTAATGAAGCATTTATTGGAAAAAGCATCCGTGAATCTGAATTACGTGAAAAAACACGTGGCTTGATTGTTGGTTTAGAAAGAGGTGGAAAAAGAATTCTAAATCCAGAATCACAATTGATTTTAGAAAAAAATGACGTTCTTTGGATTGTAGGCAGCAAAAAATTATTGGCGAATCTTTCCAAAAATTAA
- a CDS encoding NAD(P)H-dependent oxidoreductase, with the protein MEHIPNSENITFHDLYEHYPDFDIDVKYEQDLLSQHDIIIWHHPMYWYSCPPLMKQWIDMVLEHNWAYGKKGKALQDKIIFQVLTTGGDKENYCETGSDRYSILELLEPFNQTAKVCNMIYLPPFVVHGTHNMTQEDYEKNGLIYGYFLDYMENHNIDTDEILLHHYLNEWFATILT; encoded by the coding sequence GTGGAACATATTCCCAATTCAGAAAACATTACTTTCCATGATTTATACGAACACTACCCCGATTTTGATATTGATGTAAAATACGAACAAGATTTATTAAGTCAGCATGATATAATCATTTGGCACCATCCCATGTACTGGTATAGTTGCCCGCCATTGATGAAGCAATGGATTGATATGGTACTCGAACACAACTGGGCTTACGGAAAAAAGGGAAAAGCTTTGCAGGATAAAATTATTTTCCAGGTGTTAACTACTGGTGGCGACAAGGAAAATTATTGCGAAACAGGTAGCGATCGCTATAGCATACTGGAATTATTAGAACCATTCAATCAAACTGCAAAGGTGTGTAATATGATCTACTTACCTCCTTTTGTAGTCCATGGAACACATAATATGACACAAGAAGATTATGAAAAAAATGGTTTGATTTACGGCTATTTTCTAGACTATATGGAAAATCACAATATAGATACGGATGAAATTTTGCTACACCATTATTTAAATGAATGGTTTGCAACAATACTGACATAA